One window from the genome of Epinephelus moara isolate mb chromosome 5, YSFRI_EMoa_1.0, whole genome shotgun sequence encodes:
- the LOC126390991 gene encoding complement C3-like isoform X3 — MTELFIHILIDFTVQFTSDHLDGTAVKWSKGAGRGVQVCKRRVLQSGRADMRSSRRMCRTRLWLLASLVFSSLTFLVDGSPMKIMSAPNLLRVGTPVNIFVECQDCTDDDAIKVEIFVENYPTKSKKLTSTSVTLTSAIKFQGFGEIVIPAEDFSPDPNKKQYVYIKARFPDIELEKLVLLSFQSGYIYIQTDKTLYTPNSKVHYRMFAVTPSMEPVERDNKTQADASIDIEIVNPDGIILPIDLVSLKSGMHSGDYQLTEIVSFGLWKVVARFHNKPQLTYSAEFEVKEYVLPSFEVKLTIDNPFFYVDSQQLIVDIKATYLFDVNVDGMAYGVFGIMHGGHKTSLPSSLQRVPIKDGEGKVILKKEYITKSFPNIFDLVGSSIYVAAGVLTESGSEMVEAELRGIKIVQSPYTIYFKRTPKYFKPGMSFDVAVEVVNPDGSPKEGVTVEVNPGEVQGRTAANGMARLSINTDENPAPLTVTVWIQLK, encoded by the exons ATGACTGAGTTGTTCATTCATATATTAATTGATTTCACTGTTCAGTTTACTTCAGATCATCTGGATGGGACAGCAGTAAAGTGGAGTAAAGGTGCAGGCAGAGGGGTACAAGTGTGTAAGAGGAGAGTGCTGCAGAGTGGGAGAGCAGATATGAGATCGAGCAGGAGGATGTGCAGGACTCGGCTCTGGCTGTTGGCCTCTCtggtcttttcctctctgacTTTTCTGGTTGATGGATCTCCAAT GAAGATAATGTCCGCCCCCAACTTGTTGCGGGTAGGAACACCAGTGAACATCTTTGTGGAGTGTCAAGACTGCACCGATGATGATGCCATCAAAGTAGAAATTTTCGTAGAAAACTAtccaacaaaaagcaaaaagctGACATCCACATCTGTGACCCTTACCAGTGCAATAAAGTTCCAAGGCTTCGGAGAAATTGTG ATCCCTGCTGAAGACTTCAGTCCGGATCCCAACAAGAAACAGTATGTTTATATAAAGGCTCGGTTCCCTGATATAGAGCTGGAGAAACTTGTCTTACTGTCCTTCCAGTCCGGGTACATCTACATCCAGACAGACAAGACCCTCTACACCCCCAACAGCAAAG TTCATTACAGGATGTTTGCAGTGACGCCCAGCATGGAGCCTGTAGAGAGGGATAACAAAACCCAAGCTGATGCTTCTATTGACATTGAGATTGTg AACCCTGACGGCATCATTTTACCAATTGATCTGGTCTCTCTGAAATCAGGGATGCACTCTGGAGATTACCAGCTCACTGAAATTGTCag ttTCGGACTGTGGAAAGTGGTGGCAAGGTTTCACAACAAACCACAGCTGACTTACTCTGCAGAATTTGAGGTCAAAGAATATG TGCTGCCCAGTTTTGAGGTTAAACTGACGATTGACAACCCCTTCTTCTATGTGGACAGTCAACAACTAATTGTTGATATCAAAGCTAC gtATCTTTTTGATGTAAACGTAGATGGGATGGCCTACGGGGTATTTGGGATTATGCATGGGGGTCATAAAACGAGCTTGCCCAGCTCCCTTCAGAGAGTGCCG ATCAAGGACGGTGAAGGAAAAGTCATACTGAAGAAAGAGTACATCACAAAAAGCTTCCCAAACATCTTCGACCTGGTGGGGAGTTCCATATATGTAGCTGCTGGTGTGTTGACAGAGAGCG GTAGTGAAATGGTGGAGGCAGAGTTGAGAGGTATCAAGATTGTCCAATCACCTTATACCATCTACTTCAAGAGAACGCCCAAATACTTCAAACCAGGGATGTCCTTTGATGTTGCG GTTGAAGTTGTGAACCCTGACGGCTCACCAAAAGAAGGTGTTACAGTGGAGGTGAATCCGGGTGAGGTACAGGGCCGCACTGCAGCCAATGGCATGGCAAGGCTTTCCATCAATACTGATGAAAATCCTGCACCACTGACAGTGACA GTGTGGATACAGCTGAAGTAA
- the LOC126390991 gene encoding complement C3-like isoform X5: MQEFTSDHLDGTAVKWSKGAGRGVQVCKRRVLQSGRADMRSSRRMCRTRLWLLASLVFSSLTFLVDGSPMKIMSAPNLLRVGTPVNIFVECQDCTDDDAIKVEIFVENYPTKSKKLTSTSVTLTSAIKFQGFGEIVIPAEDFSPDPNKKQYVYIKARFPDIELEKLVLLSFQSGYIYIQTDKTLYTPNSKVHYRMFAVTPSMEPVERDNKTQADASIDIEIVNPDGIILPIDLVSLKSGMHSGDYQLTEIVSFGLWKVVARFHNKPQLTYSAEFEVKEYVLPSFEVKLTIDNPFFYVDSQQLIVDIKATYLFDVNVDGMAYGVFGIMHGGHKTSLPSSLQRVPIKDGEGKVILKKEYITKSFPNIFDLVGSSIYVAAGVLTESGSEMVEAELRGIKIVQSPYTIYFKRTPKYFKPGMSFDVAVEVVNPDGSPKEGVTVEVNPGEVQGRTAANGMARLSINTDENPAPLTVTVWIQLK; encoded by the exons ATGCAAGAG TTTACTTCAGATCATCTGGATGGGACAGCAGTAAAGTGGAGTAAAGGTGCAGGCAGAGGGGTACAAGTGTGTAAGAGGAGAGTGCTGCAGAGTGGGAGAGCAGATATGAGATCGAGCAGGAGGATGTGCAGGACTCGGCTCTGGCTGTTGGCCTCTCtggtcttttcctctctgacTTTTCTGGTTGATGGATCTCCAAT GAAGATAATGTCCGCCCCCAACTTGTTGCGGGTAGGAACACCAGTGAACATCTTTGTGGAGTGTCAAGACTGCACCGATGATGATGCCATCAAAGTAGAAATTTTCGTAGAAAACTAtccaacaaaaagcaaaaagctGACATCCACATCTGTGACCCTTACCAGTGCAATAAAGTTCCAAGGCTTCGGAGAAATTGTG ATCCCTGCTGAAGACTTCAGTCCGGATCCCAACAAGAAACAGTATGTTTATATAAAGGCTCGGTTCCCTGATATAGAGCTGGAGAAACTTGTCTTACTGTCCTTCCAGTCCGGGTACATCTACATCCAGACAGACAAGACCCTCTACACCCCCAACAGCAAAG TTCATTACAGGATGTTTGCAGTGACGCCCAGCATGGAGCCTGTAGAGAGGGATAACAAAACCCAAGCTGATGCTTCTATTGACATTGAGATTGTg AACCCTGACGGCATCATTTTACCAATTGATCTGGTCTCTCTGAAATCAGGGATGCACTCTGGAGATTACCAGCTCACTGAAATTGTCAg ttTCGGACTGTGGAAAGTGGTGGCAAGGTTTCACAACAAACCACAGCTGACTTACTCTGCAGAATTTGAGGTCAAAGAATATG TGCTGCCCAGTTTTGAGGTTAAACTGACGATTGACAACCCCTTCTTCTATGTGGACAGTCAACAACTAATTGTTGATATCAAAGCTAC gtATCTTTTTGATGTAAACGTAGATGGGATGGCCTACGGGGTATTTGGGATTATGCATGGGGGTCATAAAACGAGCTTGCCCAGCTCCCTTCAGAGAGTGCCG ATCAAGGACGGTGAAGGAAAAGTCATACTGAAGAAAGAGTACATCACAAAAAGCTTCCCAAACATCTTCGACCTGGTGGGGAGTTCCATATATGTAGCTGCTGGTGTGTTGACAGAGAGCG GTAGTGAAATGGTGGAGGCAGAGTTGAGAGGTATCAAGATTGTCCAATCACCTTATACCATCTACTTCAAGAGAACGCCCAAATACTTCAAACCAGGGATGTCCTTTGATGTTGCG GTTGAAGTTGTGAACCCTGACGGCTCACCAAAAGAAGGTGTTACAGTGGAGGTGAATCCGGGTGAGGTACAGGGCCGCACTGCAGCCAATGGCATGGCAAGGCTTTCCATCAATACTGATGAAAATCCTGCACCACTGACAGTGACA GTGTGGATACAGCTGAAGTAA
- the LOC126390991 gene encoding complement C3-like isoform X2 — protein sequence MTELFIHILIDFTVQFTSDHLDGTAVKWSKGAGRGVQVCKRRVLQSGRADMRSSRRMCRTRLWLLASLVFSSLTFLVDGSPMKIMSAPNLLRVGTPVNIFVECQDCTDDDAIKVEIFVENYPTKSKKLTSTSVTLTSAIKFQGFGEIVIPAEDFSPDPNKKQYVYIKARFPDIELEKLVLLSFQSGYIYIQTDKTLYTPNSKVHYRMFAVTPSMEPVERDNKTQADASIDIEIVNPDGIILPIDLVSLKSGMHSGDYQLTEIVSFGLWKVVARFHNKPQLTYSAEFEVKEYVLPSFEVKLTIDNPFFYVDSQQLIVDIKATYLFDVNVDGMAYGVFGIMHGGHKTSLPSSLQRVPIKDGEGKVILKKEYITKSFPNIFDLVGSSIYVAAGVLTESGSEMVEAELRGIKIVQSPYTIYFKRTPKYFKPGMSFDVAVEVVNPDGSPKEGVTVEVNPGEVQGRTAANGMARLSINTDENPAPLTVTVWIQLK from the exons ATGACTGAGTTGTTCATTCATATATTAATTGATTTCACTGTTCAGTTTACTTCAGATCATCTGGATGGGACAGCAGTAAAGTGGAGTAAAGGTGCAGGCAGAGGGGTACAAGTGTGTAAGAGGAGAGTGCTGCAGAGTGGGAGAGCAGATATGAGATCGAGCAGGAGGATGTGCAGGACTCGGCTCTGGCTGTTGGCCTCTCtggtcttttcctctctgacTTTTCTGGTTGATGGATCTCCAAT GAAGATAATGTCCGCCCCCAACTTGTTGCGGGTAGGAACACCAGTGAACATCTTTGTGGAGTGTCAAGACTGCACCGATGATGATGCCATCAAAGTAGAAATTTTCGTAGAAAACTAtccaacaaaaagcaaaaagctGACATCCACATCTGTGACCCTTACCAGTGCAATAAAGTTCCAAGGCTTCGGAGAAATTGTG ATCCCTGCTGAAGACTTCAGTCCGGATCCCAACAAGAAACAGTATGTTTATATAAAGGCTCGGTTCCCTGATATAGAGCTGGAGAAACTTGTCTTACTGTCCTTCCAGTCCGGGTACATCTACATCCAGACAGACAAGACCCTCTACACCCCCAACAGCAAAG TTCATTACAGGATGTTTGCAGTGACGCCCAGCATGGAGCCTGTAGAGAGGGATAACAAAACCCAAGCTGATGCTTCTATTGACATTGAGATTGTg AACCCTGACGGCATCATTTTACCAATTGATCTGGTCTCTCTGAAATCAGGGATGCACTCTGGAGATTACCAGCTCACTGAAATTGTCAg ttTCGGACTGTGGAAAGTGGTGGCAAGGTTTCACAACAAACCACAGCTGACTTACTCTGCAGAATTTGAGGTCAAAGAATATG TGCTGCCCAGTTTTGAGGTTAAACTGACGATTGACAACCCCTTCTTCTATGTGGACAGTCAACAACTAATTGTTGATATCAAAGCTAC gtATCTTTTTGATGTAAACGTAGATGGGATGGCCTACGGGGTATTTGGGATTATGCATGGGGGTCATAAAACGAGCTTGCCCAGCTCCCTTCAGAGAGTGCCG ATCAAGGACGGTGAAGGAAAAGTCATACTGAAGAAAGAGTACATCACAAAAAGCTTCCCAAACATCTTCGACCTGGTGGGGAGTTCCATATATGTAGCTGCTGGTGTGTTGACAGAGAGCG GTAGTGAAATGGTGGAGGCAGAGTTGAGAGGTATCAAGATTGTCCAATCACCTTATACCATCTACTTCAAGAGAACGCCCAAATACTTCAAACCAGGGATGTCCTTTGATGTTGCG GTTGAAGTTGTGAACCCTGACGGCTCACCAAAAGAAGGTGTTACAGTGGAGGTGAATCCGGGTGAGGTACAGGGCCGCACTGCAGCCAATGGCATGGCAAGGCTTTCCATCAATACTGATGAAAATCCTGCACCACTGACAGTGACA GTGTGGATACAGCTGAAGTAA
- the LOC126390991 gene encoding complement C3-like isoform X6, with product MSAPNLLRVGTPVNIFVECQDCTDDDAIKVEIFVENYPTKSKRLTSTSVTLTSAIKFQGFGEIVIPAEDFSPDPNKKQYVYIKARFPDIELEKLVLLSFQSGYIYIQTDKTLYTPNSKVHYRMFAVTPSMEPVERDNKTQADASIDIEIVNPDGIILPIDLVSLKSGMHSGDYQLTEIVSFGLWKVVARFHNKPQLTYSAEFEVKEYVLPSFEVKLTIDNPFFYVDSQQLIVDIKATYLFDVNVDGMAYGVFGIMHGGHKTSLPSSLQRVPIKDGEGKVILKKEYITKSFPNIFDLVGSSIYVAAGVLTESGSEMVEAELRGIKIVQSPYTIYFKRTPKYFKPGMSFDVAVEVVNPDGSPKEGVTVEVNPGEVQGRTAANGMARLSINTDENPAPLTVTVWIQLK from the exons ATGTCCGCCCCCAACTTGTTGCGGGTAGGAACACCAGTGAACATCTTTGTGGAGTGTCAAGACTGCACCGATGATGATGCCATCAAAGTAGAAATCTTCGTAGAAAACTATCCAACAAAAAGCAAAAGGCTGACATCCACATCTGTGACCCTTACCAGTGCAATAAAGTTCCAAGGCTTCGGAGAAATTGTG ATCCCTGCTGAAGACTTCAGTCCGGATCCCAACAAGAAACAGTATGTTTATATAAAGGCTCGGTTCCCTGATATAGAGCTGGAGAAACTTGTCTTACTGTCCTTCCAGTCCGGGTACATCTACATCCAGACAGACAAGACCCTCTACACCCCCAACAGCAAAG TTCATTACAGGATGTTTGCAGTGACGCCCAGCATGGAGCCTGTAGAGAGGGATAACAAAACCCAAGCTGATGCTTCTATTGACATTGAGATTGTg AACCCTGACGGCATCATTTTACCAATTGATCTGGTCTCTCTGAAATCAGGGATGCACTCTGGAGATTACCAGCTCACTGAAATTGTCAg ttTCGGACTGTGGAAAGTGGTGGCAAGGTTTCACAACAAACCACAGCTGACTTACTCTGCAGAATTTGAGGTCAAAGAATATG TGCTGCCCAGTTTTGAGGTTAAACTGACGATTGACAACCCCTTCTTCTATGTGGACAGTCAACAACTAATTGTTGATATCAAAGCTAC gtATCTTTTTGATGTAAACGTAGATGGGATGGCCTACGGGGTATTTGGGATTATGCATGGGGGTCATAAAACGAGCTTGCCCAGCTCCCTTCAGAGAGTGCCG ATCAAGGACGGTGAAGGAAAAGTCATACTGAAGAAAGAGTACATCACAAAAAGCTTCCCAAACATCTTCGACCTGGTGGGGAGTTCCATATATGTAGCTGCTGGTGTGTTGACAGAGAGCG GTAGTGAAATGGTGGAGGCAGAGTTGAGAGGTATCAAGATTGTCCAATCACCTTATACCATCTACTTCAAGAGAACGCCCAAATACTTCAAACCAGGGATGTCCTTTGATGTTGCG GTTGAAGTTGTGAACCCTGACGGCTCACCAAAAGAAGGTGTTACAGTGGAGGTGAATCCGGGTGAGGTACAGGGCCGCACTGCAGCCAATGGCATGGCAAGGCTTTCCATCAATACTGATGAAAATCCTGCACCACTGACAGTGACA GTGTGGATACAGCTGAAGTAA
- the LOC126390991 gene encoding complement C3-like isoform X4, with translation MMTAAFTSDHLDGTAVKWSKGAGRGVQVCKRRVLQSGRADMRSSRRMCRTRLWLLASLVFSSLTFLVDGSPMKIMSAPNLLRVGTPVNIFVECQDCTDDDAIKVEIFVENYPTKSKKLTSTSVTLTSAIKFQGFGEIVIPAEDFSPDPNKKQYVYIKARFPDIELEKLVLLSFQSGYIYIQTDKTLYTPNSKVHYRMFAVTPSMEPVERDNKTQADASIDIEIVNPDGIILPIDLVSLKSGMHSGDYQLTEIVSFGLWKVVARFHNKPQLTYSAEFEVKEYVLPSFEVKLTIDNPFFYVDSQQLIVDIKATYLFDVNVDGMAYGVFGIMHGGHKTSLPSSLQRVPIKDGEGKVILKKEYITKSFPNIFDLVGSSIYVAAGVLTESGSEMVEAELRGIKIVQSPYTIYFKRTPKYFKPGMSFDVAVEVVNPDGSPKEGVTVEVNPGEVQGRTAANGMARLSINTDENPAPLTVTVWIQLK, from the exons ATGATGACTGCAGCA TTTACTTCAGATCATCTGGATGGGACAGCAGTAAAGTGGAGTAAAGGTGCAGGCAGAGGGGTACAAGTGTGTAAGAGGAGAGTGCTGCAGAGTGGGAGAGCAGATATGAGATCGAGCAGGAGGATGTGCAGGACTCGGCTCTGGCTGTTGGCCTCTCtggtcttttcctctctgacTTTTCTGGTTGATGGATCTCCAAT GAAGATAATGTCCGCCCCCAACTTGTTGCGGGTAGGAACACCAGTGAACATCTTTGTGGAGTGTCAAGACTGCACCGATGATGATGCCATCAAAGTAGAAATTTTCGTAGAAAACTAtccaacaaaaagcaaaaagctGACATCCACATCTGTGACCCTTACCAGTGCAATAAAGTTCCAAGGCTTCGGAGAAATTGTG ATCCCTGCTGAAGACTTCAGTCCGGATCCCAACAAGAAACAGTATGTTTATATAAAGGCTCGGTTCCCTGATATAGAGCTGGAGAAACTTGTCTTACTGTCCTTCCAGTCCGGGTACATCTACATCCAGACAGACAAGACCCTCTACACCCCCAACAGCAAAG TTCATTACAGGATGTTTGCAGTGACGCCCAGCATGGAGCCTGTAGAGAGGGATAACAAAACCCAAGCTGATGCTTCTATTGACATTGAGATTGTg AACCCTGACGGCATCATTTTACCAATTGATCTGGTCTCTCTGAAATCAGGGATGCACTCTGGAGATTACCAGCTCACTGAAATTGTCAg ttTCGGACTGTGGAAAGTGGTGGCAAGGTTTCACAACAAACCACAGCTGACTTACTCTGCAGAATTTGAGGTCAAAGAATATG TGCTGCCCAGTTTTGAGGTTAAACTGACGATTGACAACCCCTTCTTCTATGTGGACAGTCAACAACTAATTGTTGATATCAAAGCTAC gtATCTTTTTGATGTAAACGTAGATGGGATGGCCTACGGGGTATTTGGGATTATGCATGGGGGTCATAAAACGAGCTTGCCCAGCTCCCTTCAGAGAGTGCCG ATCAAGGACGGTGAAGGAAAAGTCATACTGAAGAAAGAGTACATCACAAAAAGCTTCCCAAACATCTTCGACCTGGTGGGGAGTTCCATATATGTAGCTGCTGGTGTGTTGACAGAGAGCG GTAGTGAAATGGTGGAGGCAGAGTTGAGAGGTATCAAGATTGTCCAATCACCTTATACCATCTACTTCAAGAGAACGCCCAAATACTTCAAACCAGGGATGTCCTTTGATGTTGCG GTTGAAGTTGTGAACCCTGACGGCTCACCAAAAGAAGGTGTTACAGTGGAGGTGAATCCGGGTGAGGTACAGGGCCGCACTGCAGCCAATGGCATGGCAAGGCTTTCCATCAATACTGATGAAAATCCTGCACCACTGACAGTGACA GTGTGGATACAGCTGAAGTAA